A single Tenacibaculum sp. 190524A02b DNA region contains:
- a CDS encoding protein-export chaperone SecB: MKEAKLEFKNFIVSNFEFEKFPKNTEEDIFYIIPNAAISRKKKQFHINIIFEMLDIENHFQLRMVCTGIFEYNTENQEELTSYLSINGPAIIFPYIRSFISNFTALSGLDTVTLPTLNLSGFRDDIIENLIEIDGIENE; this comes from the coding sequence ATGAAAGAAGCAAAATTAGAATTTAAAAATTTTATTGTTTCAAATTTTGAATTTGAAAAGTTTCCAAAAAATACAGAGGAAGATATATTTTATATTATTCCTAACGCCGCTATTAGTAGGAAAAAAAAACAATTTCATATAAATATTATATTCGAAATGTTAGACATAGAAAACCATTTTCAATTAAGAATGGTTTGCACAGGTATTTTTGAATACAATACTGAAAACCAAGAAGAATTAACTAGTTATTTATCAATAAATGGTCCAGCAATCATATTTCCATATATTAGAAGTTTCATCTCTAACTTTACAGCTCTTTCGGGACTAGATACAGTTACTTTACCTACTTTAAATCTATCAGGTTTTAGAGACGATATAATAGAAAACTTGATTGAAATTGATGGAATAGAGAATGAATAA
- a CDS encoding acyl-CoA thioesterase — protein MRAKTPKESLTTLTDLVLPGETNYLDNLFGGELLARMDRACSIAARRHSRRIVVTASVNHVAFTKSVPVGSVVTIEAKVSRAFTSSMEVYVDVWIEDRQSGERTKVNEGIYTFVAVDETGKPVPIPQITPETAIEKQRYEGALRRKQLSLVLAGKMQPKDATELKALFTA, from the coding sequence ATGAGAGCAAAGACACCTAAAGAATCGTTAACTACCCTTACTGATTTAGTATTACCAGGAGAAACTAATTATTTAGACAATCTTTTTGGAGGAGAATTATTAGCACGTATGGACAGAGCATGTAGTATTGCAGCACGTCGCCATTCTAGAAGAATAGTAGTAACAGCTTCTGTAAACCATGTTGCGTTTACTAAATCCGTTCCTGTTGGTAGTGTAGTGACTATTGAAGCAAAAGTATCTAGAGCATTTACCTCTTCTATGGAAGTATATGTAGATGTTTGGATTGAAGACCGTCAATCTGGTGAGCGAACAAAAGTAAACGAAGGTATTTACACATTTGTAGCGGTAGATGAAACAGGAAAACCAGTGCCAATTCCACAAATAACACCAGAAACAGCTATAGAAAAACAACGTTATGAAGGTGCTTTACGTAGAAAGCAATTAAGCTTAGTTTTAGCGGGTAAAATGCAACCAAAGGATGCTACAGAGCTAAAAGCATTGTTTACGGCTTAA
- a CDS encoding AI-2E family transporter, whose amino-acid sequence MKNSANFIIVTIAIVAVLVVGKGILIPFVFALIFWFLTREIRKTIYKIPFTKKFIPKWLSNVLVFSLIILGFSFVSEIITNSITDLTESYSKYETNIDSIIKNIDSYFHVDIIKSIKSIIGKFNYGSVLGDIANGISSILGDTFMIVIYALFIFLEETSFKKKLHKMFLNKENSYNNIQVMLTKIETSISNYLRLKTYVSLLTGILSYLVLLLVGVDSAPFWAFLIFLLNYIPTIGSLIATVFPAIFSLLQFGELTPFLIVLIAVGVVQVIVGNVIEPKLFGKSLNLSPLVTIIALAVWGKIWGITGMILSVPITVIMIIVFSQFEKTKSIAILLSENGDIEEI is encoded by the coding sequence ATGAAAAACTCTGCCAATTTTATTATTGTAACTATAGCTATTGTAGCGGTTTTAGTAGTTGGTAAAGGTATTTTAATTCCTTTTGTTTTTGCTTTAATTTTTTGGTTTTTAACCAGAGAAATACGTAAAACCATATACAAAATACCTTTCACTAAAAAATTTATACCTAAATGGTTAAGTAATGTATTGGTTTTTTCTTTGATTATCTTAGGTTTTAGCTTTGTATCTGAAATCATTACTAACAGTATTACGGATTTAACGGAATCATATTCAAAATATGAAACTAACATTGATTCTATTATTAAGAATATTGACTCATATTTTCATGTTGACATTATTAAATCTATCAAATCAATTATAGGTAAATTTAATTATGGTTCTGTTTTAGGTGATATTGCCAATGGTATTAGTAGTATTTTGGGTGATACTTTTATGATTGTTATTTATGCTTTATTTATCTTCCTAGAAGAAACTAGTTTTAAGAAAAAGCTACACAAAATGTTTTTAAACAAAGAAAATAGCTATAATAATATACAAGTTATGCTAACCAAAATAGAAACTTCTATTTCTAACTATTTACGTTTAAAAACCTATGTTAGCTTATTAACGGGTATTTTAAGCTACCTTGTTTTGTTATTAGTTGGTGTTGATAGCGCTCCCTTTTGGGCTTTTTTAATTTTCTTACTAAATTATATTCCAACTATTGGCTCTTTAATAGCTACTGTTTTTCCAGCTATTTTTAGTCTTTTACAATTTGGTGAACTCACACCATTTTTAATTGTACTAATTGCTGTAGGTGTTGTACAAGTAATTGTTGGTAATGTAATTGAACCAAAATTATTTGGAAAATCGTTAAACTTAAGTCCTTTGGTAACCATTATTGCCTTAGCGGTTTGGGGGAAAATATGGGGAATCACTGGTATGATTTTGAGTGTCCCCATAACTGTTATTATGATTATTGTTTTTTCTCAATTTGAAAAAACAAAGTCTATTGCCATACTTTTATCTGAAAACGGCGATATAGAAGAAATTTAA